In Methylophaga thalassica, one genomic interval encodes:
- a CDS encoding biotin--[acetyl-CoA-carboxylase] ligase, whose protein sequence is MEPRNFNTLSEILILPEVTSTNDILWQRFSQGELGPAACIAETQTAGRGRRGDAWQSPAVGNLYLSLFWPHCAEEARHGLSIAVGISLINTLKQSGINQLALKWPNDVLHKRQKLAGILVESRFNTRQYTVVGIGLNFKLPEATKTLIQQPSTSLEQLCDPVPCRNWLAGKILQNMIETIELFEHRGLTDFVPLWPQYDALHEQAITLIDGAQKSTAIACGINDQGELRYLQNNEIKLLSNSHISIRFAS, encoded by the coding sequence ATGGAACCTCGGAATTTTAATACACTTTCTGAGATTCTTATTCTGCCTGAAGTAACATCCACCAATGACATTCTCTGGCAACGGTTTAGTCAAGGAGAATTAGGACCAGCAGCTTGTATTGCTGAAACTCAAACCGCGGGACGAGGCCGTCGTGGTGATGCCTGGCAATCACCAGCAGTGGGGAATTTATATCTTTCTCTATTTTGGCCTCACTGCGCAGAAGAAGCCCGACATGGACTTAGCATTGCTGTCGGTATCAGTTTAATAAATACCCTCAAGCAGTCTGGAATCAATCAGTTAGCGCTAAAATGGCCTAACGATGTATTACATAAAAGACAAAAGCTTGCTGGAATTCTTGTAGAATCAAGATTCAATACCAGACAATATACCGTTGTGGGCATCGGCCTTAATTTCAAGCTTCCAGAAGCCACAAAAACATTAATTCAACAACCATCTACCAGCCTCGAACAGCTTTGTGACCCGGTCCCCTGTCGTAACTGGCTGGCAGGAAAAATACTTCAGAACATGATAGAAACCATAGAACTGTTTGAACATCGAGGTCTTACTGACTTTGTCCCACTTTGGCCTCAGTATGATGCCTTACATGAGCAAGCGATTACTTTGATCGATGGCGCTCAAAAATCGACAGCAATAGCCTGTGGTATTAATGATCAGGGCGAATTACGTTATTTACAAAACAATGAAATAAAACTGCTGTCTAATAGCCACATCAGCATTAGGTTTGCCTCATGA
- the dnaX gene encoding DNA polymerase III subunit gamma/tau, with protein sequence MSYLVLARKWRPKTFEQVVGQQHVLRALINGLDQNRLHHAFLFSGTRGVGKTTLARIFAKSLNCEQGVSSQPCGECQSCVEVDSGRFVDLIEVDAASRTKVDDTRELLDNVQYAPSRGRYKVYLIDEVHMLSTSSFNALLKTLEEPPPHVKFLFATTDPQKLPVTILSRCLQFNLRRLDVTQISEHLSFILGEEQLSFEHAALMQLARAADGSMRDALSLLDQAIAFGAGNVTGDVVFQMLGSIDQDQIDQLLSALYQQDAKGLLQQSAELAALGRDFEVILNAILDGLQKIATHQLIPDLASEEHESPKLKELANTFDAETVQLLYQIALHGKRDLPWAADPKSGFEMTLLRMLSFQPLSDAHNTTESLPRKKSDTLHKPAVNVPPVTAVNDNTSGHKDVETPTITPAATSEQTSFNTHDTVAEIQTASAALSTDSAKKAAADITPETTTPTPHVEKFVTTEVNEAMPEVNKDTLISVDLSPANWTQIISELQLSALTRQLAENSAFIRCEERTLQLALSSELAHLATSKSKERLEQALQKKLDQDVSVVFNHNADSAQSGPTVAVERAEQLALKQQQAIESIQNDPTIEVIKNTFNARIIESTIKPID encoded by the coding sequence ATGAGTTATCTGGTTTTAGCCCGTAAGTGGCGACCTAAAACATTTGAACAAGTGGTTGGGCAACAGCATGTATTGCGTGCGTTAATCAACGGTCTTGATCAAAACCGACTGCATCATGCCTTTCTTTTCTCAGGCACACGCGGCGTAGGTAAAACCACTCTGGCAAGAATCTTTGCCAAATCTCTCAATTGTGAACAAGGTGTCAGCTCACAGCCCTGTGGTGAATGCCAAAGTTGTGTAGAAGTAGACAGTGGCCGTTTTGTCGATTTAATCGAAGTCGACGCTGCTTCCAGAACCAAAGTCGATGATACCCGGGAACTCCTGGATAATGTGCAATATGCACCCAGCCGTGGTCGTTACAAGGTTTACCTTATCGACGAAGTGCACATGCTTTCCACTAGCAGTTTTAATGCTCTATTAAAAACGCTGGAAGAGCCACCTCCTCACGTTAAATTTTTATTTGCTACAACTGATCCGCAAAAGTTACCGGTAACGATATTATCGCGTTGCCTGCAATTTAATCTCCGACGTTTAGATGTCACTCAGATCAGTGAACACCTGTCGTTTATTTTGGGTGAAGAACAACTTTCTTTTGAACATGCCGCCCTGATGCAGCTTGCTCGCGCTGCTGATGGAAGCATGCGTGATGCACTTAGCCTGTTAGATCAGGCTATTGCCTTTGGTGCCGGCAATGTGACTGGCGATGTTGTTTTTCAAATGCTCGGAAGTATCGATCAGGATCAAATCGATCAACTGCTGAGCGCCTTGTACCAACAAGATGCAAAGGGGCTGCTGCAACAATCCGCAGAGCTAGCCGCACTTGGTCGTGACTTTGAAGTGATTTTGAATGCCATTCTGGATGGTTTACAAAAAATTGCTACACATCAATTAATCCCAGATTTAGCTTCGGAAGAACATGAGTCACCCAAGCTGAAAGAGTTAGCTAACACATTTGATGCTGAAACGGTACAACTGCTCTATCAAATTGCGCTGCATGGTAAGCGTGACCTGCCCTGGGCAGCTGATCCGAAAAGTGGCTTTGAAATGACATTACTGCGAATGCTAAGTTTTCAGCCGCTTAGTGACGCGCATAATACTACGGAGAGTCTTCCAAGAAAAAAGTCTGACACACTCCATAAACCGGCCGTCAATGTACCGCCGGTGACCGCCGTCAATGACAACACCAGTGGCCACAAAGATGTTGAAACACCAACAATCACTCCTGCCGCTACTTCAGAACAAACATCATTTAATACACATGATACGGTGGCTGAAATTCAGACAGCCTCAGCTGCATTGTCGACTGACTCAGCCAAAAAAGCTGCTGCTGACATCACTCCGGAAACGACTACACCAACGCCACACGTAGAGAAATTCGTGACCACGGAAGTGAACGAAGCCATGCCAGAGGTCAATAAGGATACGTTAATCAGTGTTGATCTTTCACCGGCAAACTGGACGCAAATTATTTCAGAATTGCAGTTATCTGCATTAACACGACAATTAGCTGAAAACAGTGCTTTTATTCGCTGTGAAGAAAGAACGCTACAACTCGCTTTATCATCGGAACTTGCCCACTTAGCAACAAGCAAATCCAAAGAACGACTTGAACAAGCCTTACAAAAGAAACTCGATCAGGATGTCAGTGTCGTATTTAATCATAATGCAGATAGTGCGCAGTCAGGCCCTACCGTAGCTGTAGAAAGAGCCGAGCAATTAGCTTTAAAACAGCAACAGGCCATTGAATCGATTCAAAATGACCCCACTATTGAAGTGATAAAAAATACATTTAATGCTCGTATAATAGAAAGCACAATAAAACCTATCGATTAA
- a CDS encoding EAL domain-containing protein gives MKKTFFTAAFINFIITLADVVTGWLSIQLATFEHFSALVFFPAGIALASYLTFRPVYVLPGLFFGTFLLAVAVSPELNLAFSKVIVIASTISLSVCLQVVIGKYIFRRFIKYPITLSRDRDIFLFLLLVPLICIATASIGFGIIYLFNLAEIDFFRVWLTWLGGNIIGIYVMLPLALSFIGRPRSVWKTRRWFIGTLFVLSVIIISSVVWSIRQFEVNRLADQFKIRTQEASELFKVALKMEELIQDGVSRLFASSEKVTREEFKNFVNWTTYHDQHIQVVEWLPRIEHSQRIAYEEEQKKYFGDDFVITEIVSPKTLGAAKQRDVYYPITYLEPELDNSLSRGFDPYSSVVSRKVIDQAIETGQAMARSPLKMIRRQDQINSLVIYRPIYQTPSGKMSVEKEGNQVIGLVNMIIRVEEFVEDILKQARKPEFEINWLDFQSGEYFYQQNAESNSDIKHYVDFELAGRKMQLQFYPTINFINTYSTSLASLALVCGFLITTLFTLLFLSITGRTYRISTEVILRTRELSKATSRAQESERRIRDVLKKMQLTEQQLHLSDVAFNSTSEAMMITDANKYIIAVNQAFIDITGYSQEEVMYQYPDFLVTGVSLSEPIRLTHELWDIMQQKGTWRGEVRTITKSGDSLPSYLAISAIYDAEQSLTNMVAVFTDMTDVKEAHAKIERHANFDTLTNLPNRRLFTDRLHQEIKRCERQKERICLMFLDLDRFKDVNDTLGHDFGDELLREMATRISSCIREMDTVARLGGDEFTIILSEFNNKAHAITVAKSLITEIEKPVIIKGQSIRVSTSIGMTFFPDDAEEPGLLIQNADRAMYAAKEMGGSAFKFYNAELESSWLARTFIINELESALLNGELDVHYQPIISMSEHEHLYAEALVRWNHPERGMIPPSDFLPQAERMGMIDKIDDYVFKRVCRDLKRWQSKATKTPHISINRSAHNFGGQRGRLDWLAYLAELSLSSELITLEITESTLMQKQSESRMLLHRLRDADIKIAVDDFGTGYSSLSYLKEMDVDFLKIDRSFIHDIEESEDDRAIVEAITEMAKRLDIKVIAEGVETATQADILKNIGCHSLQGFYYSKPLPVTEFEVYMFGIDK, from the coding sequence ATGAAAAAGACTTTTTTTACCGCTGCTTTTATTAACTTTATTATTACGCTGGCAGATGTAGTTACAGGCTGGCTTAGTATTCAGTTAGCGACATTTGAGCATTTTTCAGCATTGGTTTTTTTTCCTGCTGGAATTGCATTGGCATCATATCTGACATTCCGCCCTGTTTATGTCTTACCCGGTCTGTTTTTTGGGACATTTTTATTGGCAGTGGCAGTATCGCCAGAACTAAATTTAGCCTTCTCTAAAGTCATTGTTATTGCATCTACTATTTCGCTATCAGTCTGTTTACAAGTCGTTATTGGAAAATACATTTTCCGTCGATTTATTAAATATCCAATTACACTTAGTCGTGATCGCGATATTTTTCTATTCCTGCTACTGGTTCCTCTTATTTGTATAGCAACAGCCAGCATCGGCTTCGGGATCATTTATCTTTTCAATTTAGCAGAAATAGATTTTTTCCGAGTCTGGTTGACCTGGTTGGGAGGCAACATTATTGGCATCTACGTGATGCTGCCTTTGGCTCTTAGCTTTATAGGACGACCTCGATCTGTATGGAAAACAAGGCGTTGGTTTATAGGCACGCTTTTTGTGCTTTCTGTGATTATTATCAGTTCTGTTGTGTGGAGTATTCGTCAGTTTGAAGTTAATCGCCTTGCTGATCAATTCAAAATAAGAACTCAGGAAGCATCTGAGCTGTTTAAAGTCGCGTTAAAAATGGAAGAGTTGATACAAGATGGCGTATCACGTTTATTTGCTTCTTCCGAAAAAGTCACACGAGAAGAGTTTAAGAATTTTGTGAACTGGACTACTTATCATGATCAGCATATCCAGGTCGTGGAGTGGTTGCCTCGTATAGAGCATTCACAACGTATAGCCTATGAAGAAGAACAAAAAAAATATTTTGGTGATGACTTTGTTATTACCGAAATTGTTTCACCAAAAACACTCGGAGCAGCAAAGCAACGCGATGTTTATTATCCGATTACCTATCTTGAACCTGAACTTGATAATTCGCTATCACGAGGATTTGATCCATACTCATCCGTTGTTTCAAGGAAAGTGATTGATCAAGCTATTGAAACCGGTCAGGCAATGGCCAGAAGTCCGTTGAAAATGATACGCAGGCAAGATCAAATCAATTCTTTAGTGATTTATCGCCCTATTTATCAGACCCCCTCAGGGAAGATGAGTGTTGAGAAAGAGGGAAACCAAGTTATTGGTCTAGTGAATATGATTATTCGGGTCGAAGAGTTTGTAGAAGATATTTTGAAGCAAGCAAGAAAGCCTGAGTTCGAAATAAATTGGCTTGATTTTCAAAGCGGTGAGTATTTTTATCAACAAAACGCTGAAAGCAACTCAGATATCAAGCACTACGTTGATTTCGAATTGGCGGGTCGTAAAATGCAATTACAATTTTATCCCACCATAAATTTTATCAATACCTATTCAACCAGTCTGGCATCTCTGGCATTGGTTTGTGGCTTTTTGATAACGACATTATTTACTTTGTTATTTCTCAGTATTACTGGCAGAACATATCGGATATCAACAGAAGTCATATTACGAACTCGTGAGTTGTCAAAAGCTACCTCACGAGCTCAGGAATCAGAAAGGCGTATCAGAGATGTACTGAAGAAAATGCAGCTGACGGAACAGCAGTTACATCTCTCTGATGTGGCGTTTAATTCCACCAGTGAAGCTATGATGATCACCGATGCTAATAAGTACATCATTGCAGTCAATCAGGCATTTATTGATATTACTGGATACAGTCAGGAAGAAGTGATGTATCAGTATCCTGATTTTTTAGTGACGGGAGTTTCACTATCTGAACCAATCAGACTGACACATGAGCTGTGGGATATCATGCAGCAGAAAGGCACATGGAGAGGAGAGGTCAGGACGATAACAAAATCGGGTGACTCTCTGCCTTCATATTTAGCCATATCAGCAATTTATGATGCAGAACAATCACTAACTAATATGGTGGCTGTTTTTACGGATATGACTGATGTCAAAGAAGCTCATGCCAAGATCGAAAGGCATGCTAACTTTGACACACTGACCAATTTGCCGAATCGACGTTTATTTACTGATCGTTTGCATCAGGAGATTAAGCGTTGTGAAAGACAAAAAGAAAGAATCTGTTTGATGTTTCTTGATTTAGACCGCTTTAAAGATGTCAACGATACGTTGGGGCACGACTTTGGCGATGAACTGCTTCGAGAAATGGCCACCAGAATTTCAAGCTGTATCCGGGAGATGGATACGGTGGCCCGACTCGGCGGTGACGAATTCACCATTATTTTATCTGAGTTTAATAACAAAGCGCATGCGATTACTGTAGCAAAAAGCCTGATTACTGAAATAGAAAAGCCTGTAATTATAAAGGGCCAATCTATCCGGGTATCAACTAGTATTGGGATGACGTTTTTTCCAGATGATGCTGAAGAACCTGGTTTGTTAATTCAAAATGCCGACAGAGCAATGTATGCCGCAAAAGAAATGGGGGGCAGCGCATTCAAGTTCTACAATGCAGAGCTCGAGTCAAGCTGGTTGGCCAGGACATTTATCATTAATGAGTTAGAGTCTGCATTACTTAATGGGGAACTTGATGTTCATTATCAGCCCATTATTTCAATGAGTGAACATGAGCATTTATACGCTGAAGCACTAGTGCGGTGGAATCATCCGGAAAGAGGTATGATCCCGCCCTCAGATTTTCTACCCCAAGCCGAACGAATGGGGATGATTGATAAGATTGACGATTACGTGTTCAAGCGAGTTTGTCGAGATCTCAAACGATGGCAGAGCAAAGCTACTAAAACACCTCATATTTCTATTAATCGTTCAGCACATAATTTTGGTGGACAGCGTGGACGATTAGATTGGCTTGCTTATTTAGCGGAGCTATCGCTCTCAAGTGAACTTATTACACTGGAAATTACCGAAAGTACGCTAATGCAAAAACAATCGGAAAGTCGAATGTTGCTACATCGTTTACGTGATGCTGATATAAAAATCGCTGTGGATGATTTTGGGACGGGGTATTCATCGCTATCGTATCTGAAAGAAATGGATGTTGATTTTTTAAAAATTGATCGCTCGTTTATTCATGATATTGAAGAGAGTGAAGATGACAGAGCCATTGTTGAAGCGATTACGGAGATGGCTAAACGATTAGATATAAAAGTCATTGCAGAAGGCGTAGAAACAGCTACGCAGGCTGATATTTTGAAAAATATAGGCTGCCATAGTCTGCAAGGTTTTTACTATTCTAAACCCTTACCTGTGACTGAATTTGAAGTTTATATGTTTGGAATTGATAAGTGA
- a CDS encoding DUF2069 domain-containing protein, with protein MNLEKLFRALTLISFFGLMLTLLAWIFIAPHAENYPVAAMLIIGLVPLLFPMRGLLYGRPYTHAWTSFLMLFYFSHAVGELYSAPAVSIYPLLALICSSICFCSTIIYVKANAKNKKATSVTN; from the coding sequence ATGAATCTTGAGAAATTATTCAGAGCACTGACGTTAATCAGCTTTTTTGGGTTAATGCTCACGCTACTGGCTTGGATATTCATTGCACCACATGCAGAAAATTATCCTGTCGCAGCAATGCTAATCATCGGTCTGGTCCCACTGTTATTTCCCATGCGTGGGTTGCTTTATGGTCGTCCATATACACATGCCTGGACAAGCTTTCTGATGTTATTCTATTTCAGTCATGCGGTAGGAGAACTCTACAGTGCGCCAGCGGTTTCAATTTATCCATTGCTAGCTTTAATTTGCAGTAGTATTTGTTTTTGTTCTACTATCATTTATGTCAAAGCTAACGCAAAAAACAAAAAAGCGACTTCAGTCACAAACTAG
- the wrbA gene encoding NAD(P)H:quinone oxidoreductase, with protein sequence MTKILILYYSRTGHVKAMAEQIARGVESVTGCEAVFRTVPPVSTVCEATQDTIPHEGHLYVSHEDLKQCAGLVLGSPTRFGNMAAPLKYFIDSTSDSWLSGVLSGKPAAVFTSTGSLHGGQESTLLSMMLPLFHHGMLLMGLPYSEPELMTTKGGGTPYGASHLAEPDNKRNLDDDEIKLCKAIGRRIANTAKKLHES encoded by the coding sequence ATGACAAAAATTCTAATTCTTTATTACAGCCGAACAGGACATGTAAAAGCGATGGCCGAGCAGATAGCACGTGGCGTTGAGTCCGTCACTGGCTGTGAAGCCGTTTTTAGAACGGTTCCTCCTGTATCCACTGTCTGTGAAGCCACTCAAGATACCATTCCACACGAAGGCCATCTTTATGTCAGCCATGAAGATTTGAAACAATGTGCAGGACTGGTATTAGGCAGTCCAACGCGATTTGGCAACATGGCCGCGCCTCTTAAGTACTTTATCGACTCAACTAGCGATAGCTGGCTTTCAGGTGTTTTATCAGGAAAACCTGCAGCGGTTTTTACTTCAACAGGCAGCTTGCATGGTGGTCAGGAATCCACTTTATTGTCGATGATGTTACCGTTATTTCATCATGGTATGTTGTTAATGGGGCTTCCCTATAGTGAACCTGAGTTAATGACAACAAAAGGCGGAGGCACGCCTTATGGAGCAAGTCATTTAGCCGAACCTGATAATAAACGAAACCTAGATGACGACGAGATAAAATTGTGTAAAGCAATAGGTCGACGGATCGCAAATACAGCAAAGAAACTACATGAATCTTGA
- the recR gene encoding recombination mediator RecR, producing MAKLGPSIDELISALRCLPGVGPKSAQRMTFHLLERNRDGAQRLVQALSHALDNVKHCQRCRILSETELCSRCNDDRRQQDILCIVEMPSDVLAIEQATQYQGQYFVLSGHLSPLDGIGPDALGIPKLIEWLDKNTIEEVILATNPTIEGEATAHFIGELARTRNIKVSRLAHGIPLGGELEFIDSSTLSHAFSGRESL from the coding sequence ATGGCAAAGCTTGGTCCCAGTATTGATGAGCTTATCAGCGCTTTACGTTGTTTACCTGGTGTTGGTCCCAAATCAGCGCAGCGCATGACCTTTCATCTGCTTGAACGCAATCGCGATGGTGCCCAGCGTCTGGTTCAAGCCCTCTCTCATGCATTAGACAATGTTAAACATTGCCAACGCTGTAGAATTCTGTCCGAAACAGAACTCTGCTCACGTTGTAATGATGACAGACGACAACAAGATATCTTGTGTATTGTCGAAATGCCGAGTGATGTATTGGCCATTGAACAAGCGACTCAATACCAGGGACAATACTTTGTGTTATCGGGACATTTATCACCGCTGGATGGCATCGGTCCCGATGCTTTAGGTATTCCAAAGCTCATTGAATGGCTGGACAAAAATACAATAGAAGAAGTTATTTTAGCCACCAATCCCACTATTGAAGGTGAAGCAACAGCTCACTTCATCGGTGAACTCGCCAGAACCCGCAATATCAAAGTCAGTCGACTCGCTCATGGAATTCCATTGGGGGGGGAGCTTGAATTTATTGACAGCAGCACCCTTTCTCACGCATTCTCAGGTAGGGAGTCGCTTTGA
- the arsC gene encoding arsenate reductase (glutaredoxin) (This arsenate reductase requires both glutathione and glutaredoxin to convert arsenate to arsenite, after which the efflux transporter formed by ArsA and ArsB can extrude the arsenite from the cell, providing resistance.), protein MSTITILHNPRCSKSRQTLSLLEENGINPDVVKYLDTPPTFDELKAIITKLGISPRDLLRKGEEEYKTLNLKNDSLSDDEIIKTMVSHPKLIERPIVIHGNQAKIGRPPESVLDIL, encoded by the coding sequence ATGAGCACTATCACAATTTTGCATAACCCGCGTTGCAGCAAATCCAGACAAACACTGAGCTTACTTGAAGAAAACGGCATTAATCCTGACGTTGTAAAATATCTGGATACACCGCCAACGTTTGATGAGTTAAAAGCGATTATTACTAAACTTGGAATCAGTCCGAGAGACTTATTACGAAAAGGGGAAGAAGAATATAAAACGCTTAATTTGAAAAATGATTCCTTAAGTGATGATGAAATCATAAAGACTATGGTTAGTCACCCTAAACTGATAGAAAGACCGATCGTTATCCACGGCAATCAAGCAAAAATTGGTCGTCCACCAGAGTCTGTTTTAGACATCCTCTAA
- a CDS encoding YbaB/EbfC family nucleoid-associated protein, translating to MKGGLGNLMKQAQQMQANMEKAQKELASVEVIGQAGGGMVKITMTGKHDVKRVQIEDALFEDDKEMLEDLLAAAVNDANRQVEQTTQERMSGMLPAGMKMPF from the coding sequence ATGAAAGGTGGATTAGGCAATCTGATGAAACAGGCCCAGCAAATGCAGGCCAATATGGAAAAAGCACAAAAAGAATTAGCATCGGTTGAAGTCATCGGACAAGCTGGCGGTGGCATGGTTAAAATCACCATGACCGGTAAACATGATGTCAAGCGTGTTCAGATTGAAGATGCGTTATTTGAAGACGACAAAGAAATGCTGGAAGACTTACTTGCTGCTGCCGTTAATGATGCAAACCGTCAGGTAGAACAAACAACACAAGAACGTATGTCAGGCATGTTGCCAGCTGGCATGAAAATGCCATTTTAG
- the lapB gene encoding lipopolysaccharide assembly protein LapB has protein sequence MLGWLFFLLPVAALSGWIMARRHYKRRYRPQESSFSPDYFKGLNYLLNEQPDKAIDVFIGLLEVNSETVETHLALANLFRRRGESDRAIRIHQNLIARPSLSAQQRRQALVELGLDYMSAGVLDRAEVLFLELLQQPGTPPEAPKQLLRIYQQEKKWQQAIDMAKQIPANNKTNTRALIAQFYCELAESLLEKDQHQALNLLRSAHHYDADCVRASLLEGRILIKIGQYRKAIRVLQHVEKQNHYFLPEALPLLYTCFDNTNNLDDFKDWLESLLTRHHHLTSARLMLTRLVEQKQGTEAAQRFLYRQLHQHPSVEGLHQLIMLGEDNHQALIPLIKEVTTTLIHKGDRYTCKNCGFSGRTMHWLCPGCSQWATIRPIEIHLSALEKLLEPSR, from the coding sequence ATGCTTGGCTGGTTATTTTTCTTATTACCTGTTGCCGCCCTTTCTGGCTGGATAATGGCTCGTCGTCATTACAAACGTCGATATCGTCCGCAAGAATCTTCTTTTAGTCCTGACTATTTCAAAGGCCTGAATTATTTATTAAACGAACAGCCTGATAAAGCGATTGATGTCTTTATCGGTCTATTGGAAGTCAACAGTGAAACCGTTGAAACTCACCTGGCATTAGCGAACCTATTCCGAAGACGCGGTGAAAGTGATCGCGCCATCAGGATTCACCAGAACTTAATCGCCAGACCATCACTTAGCGCGCAACAACGGCGCCAGGCTCTGGTTGAGTTGGGCTTGGATTATATGAGTGCCGGTGTATTGGACAGGGCCGAAGTATTATTTCTGGAATTATTACAACAACCAGGCACTCCACCTGAAGCCCCCAAGCAATTATTACGTATTTATCAGCAAGAAAAAAAATGGCAGCAAGCCATCGATATGGCAAAGCAAATTCCGGCAAATAATAAAACCAATACACGGGCACTCATTGCTCAATTTTATTGTGAACTGGCAGAATCACTGTTAGAAAAAGATCAACATCAGGCTTTGAATTTATTACGCAGCGCGCATCATTATGATGCTGACTGTGTCAGAGCAAGCCTGTTGGAAGGCCGGATACTAATCAAGATCGGACAATATCGAAAAGCGATTCGCGTCCTCCAGCATGTCGAAAAACAAAATCATTATTTTCTGCCCGAAGCCTTACCACTGCTCTATACCTGCTTTGACAATACAAATAACCTGGATGATTTCAAAGACTGGCTAGAATCACTACTAACAAGACATCATCACCTGACTTCCGCAAGGTTAATGCTGACAAGACTCGTTGAACAAAAACAAGGTACAGAAGCTGCTCAACGCTTTTTATATCGACAACTACATCAGCACCCATCCGTTGAAGGCTTACATCAACTTATCATGTTGGGTGAGGACAATCATCAGGCCTTAATACCTCTGATAAAAGAGGTCACCACAACGTTAATACATAAAGGTGATCGTTATACCTGTAAAAACTGTGGTTTTTCAGGTCGAACTATGCACTGGTTATGTCCAGGCTGTTCACAATGGGCCACAATTCGGCCAATCGAAATTCATTTATCCGCATTAGAAAAACTACTGGAACCCTCCCGATGA
- a CDS encoding type III pantothenate kinase, translated as MKLLVDIGNSRVKWAIMDDNGLTESQSFDRNKSGIKSSLNKAWKTLADIKAIYVANVAGEKIAEQLSDWTQKQWNLTPKFIQAEKKHFGVINAYDEPEKLGVDRWLSLISARQHARLAQCIIDCGTAITVDIVTKAGQHQGGMIIPGISIMKSSLVNNTDALTADTDNQEFKTLATNTYSAIHTGTLYAVTATIERIISDLKESFNNRIRFIITGGDAEALLPLLSDDVHHYPDIVLRGLAFYARQDKTKTSVRKKTKPEQDEDTAAVKESDTDAKLKSESAPPAKENTQNDAQQVTDSSTKDKPKPARKPRKTRATKPKAAAKTETQASDTSLPEEAI; from the coding sequence ATGAAATTACTGGTAGATATTGGCAATAGTCGAGTTAAATGGGCCATTATGGATGATAATGGTCTTACTGAAAGCCAAAGTTTTGACCGAAACAAATCCGGTATTAAATCCTCGCTAAATAAGGCATGGAAAACATTAGCAGATATCAAGGCCATCTATGTAGCCAATGTTGCTGGAGAAAAAATAGCTGAACAACTCAGCGACTGGACACAAAAACAATGGAATCTGACACCAAAATTTATTCAAGCTGAGAAAAAACATTTTGGTGTTATCAACGCTTATGATGAGCCGGAAAAGCTCGGTGTAGACCGCTGGTTATCGCTTATTTCCGCCAGACAACATGCCCGTCTTGCTCAATGCATTATCGACTGCGGGACCGCAATCACTGTTGATATCGTAACCAAAGCTGGTCAGCACCAAGGTGGAATGATTATTCCTGGTATCAGCATTATGAAAAGCAGCTTGGTCAACAATACCGATGCACTCACTGCAGATACAGACAACCAAGAGTTCAAAACTTTAGCAACGAATACCTACAGTGCCATTCATACAGGCACACTTTATGCGGTAACCGCTACGATAGAACGTATCATCAGCGACCTAAAAGAAAGCTTTAACAATCGAATTCGTTTTATCATCACAGGTGGTGATGCAGAAGCTTTATTGCCTTTACTATCCGACGATGTGCACCACTATCCAGATATTGTGCTTAGAGGTCTCGCCTTTTACGCCAGACAGGATAAAACAAAAACATCAGTAAGAAAGAAAACAAAACCTGAACAAGATGAAGATACGGCGGCTGTCAAAGAGTCTGATACTGATGCCAAGCTAAAGAGTGAATCTGCGCCACCAGCAAAAGAAAATACACAAAATGACGCTCAACAGGTGACTGACAGTTCAACGAAAGACAAGCCGAAACCCGCACGTAAACCACGTAAAACAAGAGCAACAAAACCAAAAGCGGCCGCAAAAACAGAAACCCAAGCTTCTGATACATCATTGCCAGAAGAAGCAATCTAG